From one Rhodamnia argentea isolate NSW1041297 chromosome 1, ASM2092103v1, whole genome shotgun sequence genomic stretch:
- the LOC125316426 gene encoding protein PLANT CADMIUM RESISTANCE 2-like, producing MSSPRSKPSLFCHKYVPKFETTPYCDEQSRNVTWSSKICHCRTDPHSCWTTFFCPCVTFGRIAEYTDQGSSSCVAKGALYCLTAALTCCFGACCCGCCNRRKMRKRFDWEQKPCHDCSVHCFCHCCALCQEYRHLQNLGYDPSKGWEENGQMGNGSIGMTPPQRMTI from the exons ATGTCGTCCCCGAGGTCGAAACCTAGtcttttttgtcacaaatacGTACCCAAGTTCGAAACCACACCCTATTGTGATGAGCAATCGAGAAATGTCACTTGGTCATCCAAGATATGTCATTGTAGGACCGATCCACATAGCT GTTGGACCACGTTCTTTTGCCCATGCGTCACTTTTGGGAGGATCGCGGAGTACACGGACCAAGGATCTTCAT CTTGTGTGGCGAAAGGCGCGCTCTACTGTTTAACGGCTGCTCTGACCTGTTGTTTTGGAGCTTGCTGTTGCGGTTGCTGCAATCGCAGGAAGATGAGGAAGCGATTCGATTGGGAGCAGAAGCCATGCCACGATTGTTCTGTTCATTGCTTTTGCCATTGTTGTGCTCTGTGTCAAGAATACCGTCACCTCCAGAACCTCGGCTATGACCCTTCCAAAG GATGGGAAGAAAATGGGCAGATGGGTAATGGCTCAATAGGGATGACTCCACCCCAAAGGATGACAATTTAG